Proteins encoded in a region of the Flavobacterium sp. MDT1-60 genome:
- a CDS encoding TonB-dependent receptor, which translates to MPGANIKVVETGLGTQTDIDGNYVLNLEPGVYTIEISVISFQTQKITNVKVVEDQETPLVVSLKEDAESLNEVIIIQDYKKATASVGGMLLQQKKAAQFSDGISAEQIARTPDRDVASSLKRITGVTTIGDKYVVVRSMGERWNQAVMDGIALPSTDAYQQSFSFDIIPTSIVESIMVSKSATPDMYANFAGGYVEVKTMDIPKENFNNFSISNSYNSKSAFKERLTRQEGDYDYFGFDDGRRDYPNNLIALEVPTTEATSDLFIQQSKEFTEDNFSTYKTYGAPGTTLQFGLGRVYKLKDNNKWGFVGSLIFKNTQEKLEIEHTERNNKSNTEFSAENEKELYSTFRKYGFKNSGANYNYNSTLGGMFNAAIQLDNHKITMRNTVMHIYNNQLTQITGFENENAISEILDGTNLPVTLESNYPVYTTFIQNKIEGNHKFDKLEVNWYGAYGNVAKDTKDATFAEIRREKVGDDVLEYYNVYNAANGRFPFSRSNFTNDEADYNWAINFKYTFNFGDSFTNDIKGGYFGTYKKATNQQESAKMVVIGQGTDRAKIYEPLSEFLDVSNYYWGGFGWQDYGTYGNKYEGDVKIHSPFLMLDDKIGRYVRLVWGVRAESYIYTEIQSQSEAPNGLGKDQADDKVWQFLPSASLIISPTNKMNVRLGYNKSVLRPQFAERLGIPYYDPIRSAKIYNYSDGLVSSVANNYDFKVEWFPSGAEILSFGIYHKNIDDPIESVGFRNPSGTRDIYNLNSNNAKLWGVEFEFYKDLSFLGEGEILKDLFVYGNASFNDTKVTSYVNIDGTGGLYEANRPLYGQSPYTYNLGLDYVGDRLGFSLRHNAIGDQYILVGFEYSAEEIRRPYAITDAQVSFKFFKEKNLELKCSMKNIFDAGIETYNNTNSYSKITDVPYGSNPRERFNLGAGATDKYDEDIDQVVFKAWSGRTISVSLNYGF; encoded by the coding sequence TTGCCTGGTGCAAATATTAAAGTTGTCGAAACAGGTTTAGGAACTCAAACAGACATCGATGGGAATTATGTTTTGAACCTCGAACCGGGAGTATACACGATAGAAATAAGTGTAATTTCTTTTCAGACTCAAAAAATAACGAATGTAAAAGTCGTTGAAGATCAGGAAACACCACTTGTTGTATCCTTAAAAGAAGATGCCGAATCACTGAATGAAGTTATCATTATTCAGGATTATAAAAAAGCAACAGCCTCAGTTGGTGGTATGTTGCTGCAACAGAAAAAAGCAGCTCAGTTTTCTGATGGTATTTCGGCAGAGCAAATTGCCAGAACACCAGACAGAGATGTGGCAAGTTCATTAAAACGTATTACGGGTGTAACAACAATTGGCGATAAATATGTTGTGGTACGTTCTATGGGCGAGAGATGGAATCAGGCGGTTATGGACGGAATCGCACTACCAAGTACAGACGCTTATCAGCAAAGTTTCTCTTTTGATATTATTCCAACTTCTATAGTCGAAAGTATTATGGTAAGCAAATCTGCAACGCCGGATATGTACGCCAATTTTGCCGGAGGTTATGTTGAAGTTAAGACAATGGATATTCCTAAGGAAAATTTTAACAATTTTTCTATCAGTAATTCTTATAATAGCAAAAGTGCTTTTAAGGAGCGATTAACAAGGCAGGAAGGCGATTATGATTATTTTGGTTTTGATGACGGACGACGTGATTATCCTAATAACCTTATAGCGCTAGAAGTACCAACAACTGAGGCAACATCTGATCTTTTTATTCAACAATCAAAAGAGTTTACGGAGGATAATTTTTCAACTTATAAGACCTACGGTGCTCCGGGAACGACATTGCAATTTGGTTTAGGACGTGTCTATAAATTGAAAGACAATAACAAATGGGGATTTGTTGGTTCTTTAATTTTTAAGAATACGCAGGAAAAACTTGAAATTGAGCATACAGAAAGAAATAATAAAAGTAATACCGAATTTTCTGCGGAGAATGAGAAAGAGTTGTATTCAACTTTCAGAAAATATGGATTTAAAAATTCAGGAGCCAATTATAATTATAATTCAACTTTAGGCGGTATGTTTAATGCGGCTATTCAGTTGGATAATCATAAAATTACAATGCGTAATACTGTTATGCATATTTATAACAATCAATTAACCCAAATCACAGGTTTTGAAAATGAAAATGCTATTTCAGAAATATTAGATGGTACTAATTTACCTGTAACGTTAGAATCTAATTATCCTGTTTATACGACTTTCATCCAAAATAAAATTGAAGGAAATCACAAATTCGATAAGCTTGAAGTTAATTGGTATGGCGCCTATGGAAATGTAGCAAAAGATACCAAAGATGCAACATTTGCAGAAATTCGCCGTGAGAAGGTAGGTGATGATGTGCTGGAGTACTATAATGTTTATAACGCTGCAAACGGCCGATTCCCGTTTAGCAGAAGCAATTTCACCAATGATGAGGCCGATTATAACTGGGCCATTAATTTCAAATACACTTTTAATTTTGGTGATTCTTTTACAAATGATATAAAAGGGGGCTATTTTGGAACCTATAAAAAAGCAACAAATCAACAGGAATCTGCCAAAATGGTTGTTATTGGGCAGGGAACTGACCGAGCTAAGATTTATGAACCACTTTCTGAATTTTTAGACGTATCAAATTATTATTGGGGAGGTTTTGGATGGCAGGATTATGGCACATACGGCAATAAGTATGAAGGTGATGTAAAAATACATTCACCATTTTTAATGCTCGATGATAAAATTGGCCGATACGTAAGATTGGTTTGGGGAGTAAGAGCAGAAAGTTACATTTATACAGAAATACAAAGTCAGTCTGAAGCTCCCAATGGTTTAGGAAAAGACCAGGCAGATGATAAAGTTTGGCAATTTCTGCCATCAGCAAGTTTAATAATTAGTCCAACTAATAAAATGAATGTTAGATTGGGGTATAATAAATCTGTTTTGCGTCCACAATTTGCAGAGCGTTTGGGTATTCCTTATTACGACCCAATTCGTTCGGCGAAAATCTACAATTACTCAGATGGATTGGTTTCAAGTGTAGCTAATAATTATGATTTTAAAGTAGAATGGTTTCCATCCGGTGCTGAGATTTTGTCTTTTGGTATTTATCATAAAAACATTGATGATCCAATCGAATCAGTTGGTTTCCGCAATCCTTCAGGGACAAGGGATATCTACAATTTGAACTCAAACAATGCCAAACTTTGGGGTGTTGAATTTGAGTTTTATAAAGATCTTTCTTTCTTAGGCGAAGGAGAAATCTTAAAAGATCTGTTTGTTTATGGGAACGCTTCTTTTAATGATACAAAAGTAACATCCTATGTTAATATAGACGGAACCGGAGGACTTTATGAAGCCAACAGGCCTTTGTACGGGCAATCACCTTATACTTACAATCTTGGTCTGGATTATGTAGGTGACCGTTTGGGCTTTAGTCTTAGGCATAATGCTATTGGAGATCAATATATACTGGTAGGTTTTGAATACAGTGCCGAGGAAATTCGAAGACCATATGCGATAACGGATGCTCAGGTAAGCTTCAAATTTTTTAAAGAGAAAAATCTGGAACTAAAATGCAGCATGAAAAATATCTTTGATGCAGGTATAGAAACTTATAATAACACTAATAGTTACAGTAAAATTACGGATGTTCCCTATGGGTCAAATCCAAGAGAACGATTTAATCTGGGAGCAGGAGCAACAGATAAGTATGATGAAGATATTGATCAGGTTGTATTTAAAGCCTGGAGTGGAAGAACTATAAGTGTATCTCTTAATTATGGGTTTTAG